CAGGATTAAAACGTTCAACGTGACCAACCTGAACTTTGACACCAGCCTCTCTAGAAAGTTTAGTGAGTGTTTCGGCTTCTAAAACAGTATGAGTTAGGGGTTTTTCTATGAAAACGTGTTTATTAGATTTGATAGCCTTCGATGCACATTCAAAATGCGATACGGTAGGAGATACGATATCTACTACGTCAGATTCATAAATAAGTTGGTCAATAGTTTTGAAGGATTTAACTCTAAAGGTTCTGTTGACTATCTTGGCGTTCTCTCTGTCTGGGTCGTAAAAGCCAACTACTTCGTACTTATCTTTTAACTCTAATAATAATTTAAGGTGAGTTTTCCCCAAATGACCAGCTCCTATGACCCCGATTTTTATCATTAAAAAATATTATTTCTGCTAAAATAGAATTTTTATACACACTAATAAGTATTTTTGGAAGCGATTAAAGATGAATGATAACTTTAGACATCAGGGCTTACGTTTTAAACTAGTAGAGCTATTAAGAAATAAGGGGATAACCAATGAAAAGGTACTAATGGCAATAGCCAAGATTCCTAGGCATTTGTTCTTAGATAAAGCCTTTATAGACTTCGCCTATCAAGATAAAGCCTTTCCCATTGCTGCTGGTCAAACCATATCTCACCCATATACTGTAGCTTATCAAACTGAATTATTGGAGGTAAAACCTCGTGAAAAGGTTCTGGAAGTAGGAACAGGCTCTGGCTATCAGACTGCTCTGTTATTGGAACTGAAGGCTCAAGTGTTTTCTATCGAAAGACAAAAAGAACTTTACCAAAAGACAAAAGCGTTTTTGCCAAAGCTTGGCTACCATTGTATGTTTTTTTATGGAGACGGCTACAAGGGCTTGACGAATTTTGCTCCTTTTGATAAAATTATTGTAACAGCAGGTGCGCCATTTCTTCCAGAAGATTTAGTGAAGCAATTGAAAGTTGGGGGTAGGATGGTTATTCCTGTTGGGGATTCGGACAAGCAAAAAATGATTTTAATTACAAAGAACTCGGAAGACAATATAGAACAGAAGGTATTAGGTGATTTTTCTTTTGTTCCGCTTTTACCGAAAAAGAGCCAATAGTATTTATTACTTTTGCTCGAAATAAAACAAACGTATTATGAAACATATTGGTGTTATTGGTGCAGGTACAATGGGTAATGGTATTGCTCATGTCTTTGCACAAAGTGGATACTCCGTTAGATTAATAGACTTATCTCAGGAAGCTCTTGACAAAGCTTTGGCAACCATTTCTAAAAACTTAGATAGAATGTTGGCTAAGGAAAAGATTTCGGAATCTGATAAAGCCAATACCTTGAGTAATATTGAGACTTTTACCGATATGTTAGCGGCTGTTAAAGGATTAGACTTGGTAGTAGAAGCTGCAACGGAAAATATGGATATCAAACTCAAGATATTCTCTCAGCTCGATGAGCTATGTGACGAGAATACCATTTTAGGTTCTAATACTTCTTCAATATCAATTACAAAAATTGCCTCCGCTACTCAGCGTCCAGATAAGGTAATAGGTATGCACTTCATGAATCCTGTACCAGTAATGAAGTTGGTAGAGGTTATTCGTGGTTATGCTACTTCTGATGATGTAACACACAAAATAATGGAAGTATCCAAATCTTTGGGTAAAGTTCCTGTGGAAGTAAACGATTATCCTGGTTTTGTTGCCAATAGAATATTGATGCCTATGATTAATGAGGCTATCATTACCCTTCATGAGGGTGTAGCAGGTGTCGAAGAAATTGATACCGTTATGATGCTAGGAATGGCTCACCCTATGGGACCCTTGCATCTGGCTGATTTTATTGGCTTGGACGTTTGCCTATCTATTTTGGAAGTGATGCATCAAGGCTTTGGGAATCCTAAATATGCACCTTGTCCATTGTTAGTTAATATGGTAACTGCTGGCAAGTTAGGGGTGAAGTCTGGTGAAGGCTTTTACGATTACTCGGATGGACCTCGTAACAAAAAGCTATCGGTACAATTTGTGAGGTAATTACTCAATTATCCCTTGTTGTTTAGCATCATTCAAGATGTATTCTATCCATTTATCCTCTTCAACAGTTTGGGGTTGGTAGGGCGTTTTTAGGTTATTGTCATATAATCGAGCTAAGCTCTGCCAAAAAAAGGCTTGAAAACCACCCCTCAAATCCTTAATGATTTCATAGGTACTGATATTGGTTTCTCTGTAAATCAATTTCGAGAGTATTCGCCCTTCCCATCTTGAAAGTTTTTTTAAATCTTCAGCTAATTCTTCTTTTGCCCATTTCTCTACTGCTTTTATGTAGGCTTTTTGTTTTCTACGTTTAGGAATACTATCCAAATCGGCTAAGACACTATCCAATTTTGAAGAAGCTAATTTGGCATAAGGATAAACCTTTAGTGTTTTGTACTGTAGTCGTCTAAAATACCTTTGGTCTTCCTTATTTTTAAAATGCAGAATTTGAACTTCATCAATTTCACTTAATACAAGAGTATCTTTTTTGTCATAATACATTTCTTTAATCATAAAAGTATCTACTTGTGATAAGCATACAAAAGGAAAAAGTAATATGATAAGAATTGATTTCACTATACAAAGATATAGTAATCAAACATGCAATGAAGTGAAATTAGTATGGGGAGACTATAAATATAAATCAATAAGTCCGTCGGGCGTATCTAAAACGATTTCCTTTTTTTCTTTGTCTATCTTGTGAATGAAGGGTTCGGCAATGGGAATGAGTATCTCTTTTCCCTTAAAATCAATGACAAAAAGCTGTTGACCGCTATTGTCTTGAATATTTACGACCTTACCGAGATTTCTGTGTTTTAAGTCGCTTATGGAAAAATTAATGACCCCAATAAAAGGACTTTCATCCTCTGGAAGAAAATTAATTGGGAGATAGGTTTCTTTATTGATTAATGATGTGGCTTCTTCATCACTATTAACGTCCTCAAATTTTACAAGAGCAATTCCTTTGTTCTTAAAGCGAAATGTGCTAATAAAGAAAGGAACTAAGCTACCATTCATATCAATGAACAAGTGACTTAGTTCCTTAAATTCAGGAGATGAGATAACATCTAATTTGATATTTAGCTCTCCCTTGTATCCGTGTTTTCGACTGATCTTGCCAAGAAAGAAACATTCTTCCTTTTTCATAATCCGTTTACTCAGCAGAATCTTCTTTCTTTTCTTCAGCAGCAGGAGCTTCTTCAGCAACAGGAGCTTCTTCAGCAGCAGGTACTTCTTCAGCAGCAGTTACTTCTTCAGCAGCAGGAGCTTCTTCAGCAACAGGAGCTTCTTCAGCAGCAGGAGCTTCTTCAGCAACAGGAGCTTCTTCAGCAGCAGGTACTTCTTCAGCAGCAGTTACTTCTTCAGCAGCAGGAGCTTCTTCAGCAACAGGAGCTTCTTCAGCAGCAGGTACTTCTTCAGCAGCAGGTACTTCTTCAGCAGCAGGTACTTCTTCAGCAGCAGGAGCTTCTTCAGCAACAGGAGCTTCTTCAGCAGCAGGTACTTCTTCAGCAGCAGGAGCTTCTTCAGTAACAGGAGCTTCTTCAGCTAGCTCAGCATTAGCTAATTCTTTCGCTCTGTTTTCACTGATTTCTTTTTCAGCAGCTAATCGTGCTTTTTTGTCGTCTTGTTCAGCTTTAGAAAGAGCATCTTTCTTAGAAATGATTTTCTCTTCTTTTTCAGCTAACCAAGCTTCAAAACGATTTTCAGCTTCTTCTTCATTGAATGCTCCTTTAGCAACACCACCTAAAAGGTGTTTTTTCATCATTACTCCTTTGTATTTCAAAAGAACTAAAGCAGTGTTAGTTGGTTGAGCACCTTTCATAACCCAATCCAAAGCTCTATCGAAGTTTAAATCAACAGTTGCAGGATTTGTGTTAGGATTGTACTGACCTAAATTCTCAATGAATTTACCGTCTCTTTTTGCACGGCTATCAGCAACAACTATTTTGTAGATTGGCTTTGATTTTTTACCGTGTCTTTGTAATCTAATTTTTGTAGGCATAATTTTTCAGTTTAACTATCTCTGTAGTATCTGGTTAATAATTAGGGCGGCAAAGATGCAATTATTTCTTTGAAATAGAAAGAAAAACTATATTTTAATACTTATCAACAATGGGTATTATTATTAGCTTAATTTTTACTTTTACAAGGCATTAACTCAAACAGACAAAGTGTACTTAATTTTTGATACAGAAACCACTGGATTACCTAGAAGCTGGAAGGCGCCTATTACGAATGTAGAAAATTGGCCTAGGTGTGTTCAAATTGCTTGGCAGTTGTATGATGATATGGGTGTCTTGATAGAGCAAAAGGACTTCCTAATTCGTCCTGATGGTTTTAATATTCCTTTTGAAGTTGAGAAAATTCATGGTATTTCTACGGAGCTTGCTCAACAAAAGGGTCACGATTTGGTAGAAGTCATCGCTGAATTCAAGAAAGCGATTGACAAAACAACTTTTTTAGTTGGTCAAAATGTAGGTTTTGATGTTAATGTATGGGGTTGTGAATTCCATAGATTAGAGGAAGATTTAGCATGGACTAAGCTTAAGGTTTTGGATACCTGTACCGAAAAGACTGCCTCGCTTTGTCAACTACCAGGTGGTAGAGGAGGAAAGTTCAAATTACCCAACCTAACGGAATTACACCATTACTTATTTCAAGAGTCTTTTGATGAGGCTCATAATGCTACTGCCGATGTTGAAGCCACAAGCCGCTGCTTTTTAGAACTTCTAAGAAAGGAACACTATTCTTTGGAAGAACTTGGGCAAGTCACATCGTATTTCTCAGAATTTCAATCAGTAAATCCTTCTATTATACAGCCTTTGGGTCTTAAGCACTTAAACCTTAAGCAAGAAAGCGCGAAACTTGTAAGAGTTGAAGATGTAAAACCTGAAACCTCAGTTGATGATGATACTGATTTAAGCTCTTCTCCATTTGTTCATTTACATAACCATACGCAGTATTCTGTATTGGAGTCAACCACCAAAATTCAATCTATGATTGATAAAGCGGTTGAGTTTGATATGCCTGCTGTTGCCATTACAGATTATGCCAATTTGTACGGTGCATTCCATTTTGTTGACGCCATCCATAAACATCCTTCAAATAAGGAGGTTATTGAATATAATAAAGCTGTTGATAAGGGAGATGAAAATGGACCTAAAAAAGAATTATCTATAAAAGGAATTATAGGTTGCGAACTATCTATTTGTAGAGACCATGCCAATAAGGATACCAAAGACAATGGCAAATCCATGGTTTTTTTAGCAAAAAATAAAGAAGGCTACCATAATTTGTCTAAGATGAGTTCTTTGGCATTCACCGATGGTTTTTATTACGTTCCTCGAATAGATAAGGAAATTGTAAAGAATTACAAGAAAGACCTTATTGTTATTAGCGGTGGTGCAAGTGGTGAGATTTCAGATTTAATTTTATCAGTTGGTGAACGACAGGCTGAAGAATCCGTTATATGGTGGAAGGAACAATTTGGTGATGATTTTTACATTGAGCTTGTACGTCACGGCATAGAAGAAGATAAACGACTAAGCGATACTCTTATTCGTTTAGCCAAAAAACATTCTGTTAAACTAATTGCAGCAAATAACTCTCATTATCTTAATAAAGAAGACGCTAACGCACACGATATTTTGTTGTGTGTAAAAGACGCTGAATTGCAGTCTACCCCTATTGGTAGAGGACGCGGCTTTAGGTATGGATTTCCAAATAATGAGTACTATTTTAAATCTCAAGAGGAGATGAAAGTGCTATTCAAAGACATTCCAGAAGCTATTTCAAATATTAGTGAAATTGTTGCTAAAATAGAGAGCTATCAACTTAAAAGGGACGTTCTACTTCCAGCCTTTGATATACCCGAACAATTTATAGTAAAAGAAGATGAAGAGGATGGTGGTAAGAGGGGCGAGAATGCTTATTTAAGACACTTGTCATACGAAGGTGCAAAGGAAAGGTATCCAGAAATTACGGATGAAATTCGAGAGCGTCTTGATTTTGAACTTGAAACGATTGCCAAAACTGGCTTTCCAGGTTATTTCTTAATTGTTCAAGACTTTACCAGTCAGGCACGAAAAATGGGCGTTTCAGTAGGACCAGGCAGGGGGTCTGCAGCTGGTTCTGCAGTAGCGTATTGTGTTGGCATTACTAATGTTGACCCTATTAAGTACGACTTACTTTTTGAGCGTTTTTTGAATCCAGATAGGGTATCCCTCCCGGATATTGATATTGACTTTGATGATGAAGGTAGAAATAAAATTATTGATTGGGTAGTCAATAAATACGGTCAAAACCAAGTAGCACAAATTATTACCTACGGTACTATGGCGGCAAAATCTTCTTTAAGAGATACTGCTAGAGTTCTGGATTTACCCCTTTCTGAAGCCAATGGTTTAACCAAAAAAATGCCAGATATCAAGTTGAATAAACTTTTCAACTTTGATGATAAAGAATTGAAGGATAAGCTTAATAGCGAGCAGTTCAAG
Above is a genomic segment from Flavobacteriales bacterium containing:
- the dnaE gene encoding DNA polymerase III subunit alpha, which gives rise to MYLIFDTETTGLPRSWKAPITNVENWPRCVQIAWQLYDDMGVLIEQKDFLIRPDGFNIPFEVEKIHGISTELAQQKGHDLVEVIAEFKKAIDKTTFLVGQNVGFDVNVWGCEFHRLEEDLAWTKLKVLDTCTEKTASLCQLPGGRGGKFKLPNLTELHHYLFQESFDEAHNATADVEATSRCFLELLRKEHYSLEELGQVTSYFSEFQSVNPSIIQPLGLKHLNLKQESAKLVRVEDVKPETSVDDDTDLSSSPFVHLHNHTQYSVLESTTKIQSMIDKAVEFDMPAVAITDYANLYGAFHFVDAIHKHPSNKEVIEYNKAVDKGDENGPKKELSIKGIIGCELSICRDHANKDTKDNGKSMVFLAKNKEGYHNLSKMSSLAFTDGFYYVPRIDKEIVKNYKKDLIVISGGASGEISDLILSVGERQAEESVIWWKEQFGDDFYIELVRHGIEEDKRLSDTLIRLAKKHSVKLIAANNSHYLNKEDANAHDILLCVKDAELQSTPIGRGRGFRYGFPNNEYYFKSQEEMKVLFKDIPEAISNISEIVAKIESYQLKRDVLLPAFDIPEQFIVKEDEEDGGKRGENAYLRHLSYEGAKERYPEITDEIRERLDFELETIAKTGFPGYFLIVQDFTSQARKMGVSVGPGRGSAAGSAVAYCVGITNVDPIKYDLLFERFLNPDRVSLPDIDIDFDDEGRNKIIDWVVNKYGQNQVAQIITYGTMAAKSSLRDTARVLDLPLSEANGLTKKMPDIKLNKLFNFDDKELKDKLNSEQFKMAQEFKELAEGNDLQSKTIKQATILEGSLRNIGLHACGVIITPDDISKFIPVRKAKDTELLVTQFDNSVVESAGMLKMDFLGLKNLTIIKDCCKIIKHIHEKDIDPDKIPLDDELTYQLFQRGETNGIFQFESPGMQKNLKSLKPDKFDDLIAMNALYRPGPMDYIPNFIARKHGKEDIIYDLPEMSEILSDTYGITVYQEQVMLLSQELAGFSKGDADVLRKAMGKKIFALLEKLKPKFLNGCNERGHDVEIAEKIWGDWEAFAAYAFNKSHSTCYALIAFQTAYLKAHYPAEYMAAYLTHNMNDIKKVTFYMEECKRMGIKVLGPDVNESFYKFAVNKKGEIRFGLGAIKGVGEGAVETIVNERKENGNYQSIFDLSKRIDLRAANKRAFESLVYAGGFDSFGHKRSTYFYDDGTGSIFMERVMKYGHKFQENLDSAQVSLFGESSEEVLLEPKVPEVEPWNTLEMLNKEKEVVGFYISGHPLDDYKLEMESFCNFNISEIKDFPAIKGRDILIAGMVAQVEHRFTKGGKPFGTITLEDYHDQITFFLFGDDYPKFKAYMTEGWFIYAQCRVQERKWSKENELDIKLVNVELLSEIKEKAIRSVCVNIELDDLTPDIINRIQALAEDNVGKHNLKIIVNDSSEGYAVSLRSKKFKISLDEDFIFGLKQIPMLEIQIN
- a CDS encoding protein-L-isoaspartate(D-aspartate) O-methyltransferase — protein: MNDNFRHQGLRFKLVELLRNKGITNEKVLMAIAKIPRHLFLDKAFIDFAYQDKAFPIAAGQTISHPYTVAYQTELLEVKPREKVLEVGTGSGYQTALLLELKAQVFSIERQKELYQKTKAFLPKLGYHCMFFYGDGYKGLTNFAPFDKIIVTAGAPFLPEDLVKQLKVGGRMVIPVGDSDKQKMILITKNSEDNIEQKVLGDFSFVPLLPKKSQ
- the rimM gene encoding 16S rRNA processing protein RimM, translated to MKKEECFFLGKISRKHGYKGELNIKLDVISSPEFKELSHLFIDMNGSLVPFFISTFRFKNKGIALVKFEDVNSDEEATSLINKETYLPINFLPEDESPFIGVINFSISDLKHRNLGKVVNIQDNSGQQLFVIDFKGKEILIPIAEPFIHKIDKEKKEIVLDTPDGLIDLYL
- a CDS encoding DUF4294 domain-containing protein, translated to MKSILIILLFPFVCLSQVDTFMIKEMYYDKKDTLVLSEIDEVQILHFKNKEDQRYFRRLQYKTLKVYPYAKLASSKLDSVLADLDSIPKRRKQKAYIKAVEKWAKEELAEDLKKLSRWEGRILSKLIYRETNISTYEIIKDLRGGFQAFFWQSLARLYDNNLKTPYQPQTVEEDKWIEYILNDAKQQGIIE
- a CDS encoding 3-hydroxybutyryl-CoA dehydrogenase, with product MKHIGVIGAGTMGNGIAHVFAQSGYSVRLIDLSQEALDKALATISKNLDRMLAKEKISESDKANTLSNIETFTDMLAAVKGLDLVVEAATENMDIKLKIFSQLDELCDENTILGSNTSSISITKIASATQRPDKVIGMHFMNPVPVMKLVEVIRGYATSDDVTHKIMEVSKSLGKVPVEVNDYPGFVANRILMPMINEAIITLHEGVAGVEEIDTVMMLGMAHPMGPLHLADFIGLDVCLSILEVMHQGFGNPKYAPCPLLVNMVTAGKLGVKSGEGFYDYSDGPRNKKLSVQFVR
- a CDS encoding 30S ribosomal protein S16, which codes for MPTKIRLQRHGKKSKPIYKIVVADSRAKRDGKFIENLGQYNPNTNPATVDLNFDRALDWVMKGAQPTNTALVLLKYKGVMMKKHLLGGVAKGAFNEEEAENRFEAWLAEKEEKIISKKDALSKAEQDDKKARLAAEKEISENRAKELANAELAEEAPVTEEAPAAEEVPAAEEAPVAEEAPAAEEVPAAEEVPAAEEVPAAEEAPVAEEAPAAEEVTAAEEVPAAEEAPVAEEAPAAEEAPVAEEAPAAEEVTAAEEVPAAEEAPVAEEAPAAEEKKEDSAE